In a genomic window of Streptomyces sp. BHT-5-2:
- a CDS encoding DEAD/DEAH box helicase, whose protein sequence is MAPLPAVTPAPPFDLAHCAAVFLPSDPPRLGRIAFWRPDGAPLPDAFAHGAPEGSGAHRPAPEQLTVALPTGPDDAEEAEHAEERAVANGSGGEGITLCAVPALVLPVAAALPVLTRIRGGRHTHPATVFWGAAALLALRVAARGRLLPGLSPTDHDAWRAGPLDPDDMARLRELAAAMPPYAHAAPLPGSGPVRLPEPERLVRAFLDAVADGLPRTPAAELAAGGPAFAAPAPQHIPEQRAWAAEIAAGHDAGVRISLRVEVRGTGPERTDERDTRAPGPSPVGLSDGRNTPGTEEPGPRHPAAPDPEPESGAAPDIAFMAVVQVHSAADPTVVADAAEVWAGTAPTGRTFGPRARTEALLTLRRAAAAWDPLAPLLSAAVPDALELADEEVAELLGPASGALAAAGVRVHWPAELARTLTTRAVVGPPDGPEDTAHGTGTGTGGPPSLVSADALLSFSWRFAIGDQEIDRAELDRLAETRRPLVRLGGRWVLVDPEAVRAARDREDRAVTPLDALSAALTGTTEDGDGNRVEVQASGWLARLRDRLADPERTEDPALGRPPGLAATLRDYQVHGVSWLHRMASLGLGGCLADDMGLGKTLTLIALHLHRQTDPESAGPTLVVCPTSLMGNWQREIEKFAPGTPVRRYHAGRRSLADLVDGEFVLTTYGTMRLDAARLAEVGWGLVVADEAQHVKNPFSATARALRTVPARSRVALTGTPVENNLSELWAILDWTTPGLLGPLGRFRRRYAQAIEGGGAGTPEAAAAAERLARLVRPFLLRRRKSDPGIAPELPPKTETDRAVALTVEQAALYEAVVREGLGEIAGTDGLARRGLVVKLLTSLKQICNHPAHYLKEPPGGPDAGTARFAGRSGKAELLDELLDTLLAEGAGVLVFTQYVQMARLLADHLAARGVPAQLLHGGTPVARREEMVRRFQEGEVPVFLLSLKAAGTGLNLTRASHVVHFDRWWNPAVEAQATDRAYRIGQTQPVQVHRMVTEGTVEDRIAALLARKQRLADAVLGSGEAALTELSDSELADLVALRGSDR, encoded by the coding sequence GTGGCTCCCCTCCCCGCGGTCACGCCCGCCCCGCCCTTCGATCTCGCCCACTGCGCGGCGGTCTTCCTGCCCTCGGATCCGCCCCGCCTCGGGCGGATCGCCTTCTGGCGCCCGGACGGTGCACCACTGCCGGACGCCTTCGCCCACGGCGCGCCCGAGGGGAGCGGCGCGCACCGGCCGGCACCGGAGCAGCTGACCGTCGCCCTGCCCACCGGGCCGGACGACGCCGAGGAAGCCGAGCACGCCGAGGAACGCGCCGTTGCGAACGGGAGCGGCGGCGAGGGCATCACCCTGTGCGCCGTACCTGCCCTGGTGCTGCCGGTAGCCGCGGCGCTCCCGGTGCTCACCCGGATACGCGGGGGCCGGCACACCCATCCGGCCACGGTCTTCTGGGGCGCGGCCGCCCTGCTGGCGCTCCGGGTCGCGGCCCGGGGTCGGCTGCTGCCCGGCCTCAGCCCCACCGATCACGACGCCTGGCGGGCCGGCCCCCTGGACCCGGACGACATGGCGCGGCTGCGCGAGCTGGCCGCCGCGATGCCGCCGTACGCCCACGCCGCCCCGCTCCCCGGGAGCGGCCCGGTCAGGCTGCCGGAACCGGAGCGGCTGGTGCGGGCCTTCCTGGACGCGGTCGCCGACGGGCTGCCCCGTACCCCCGCGGCCGAACTGGCCGCCGGCGGGCCGGCGTTCGCCGCGCCCGCACCGCAGCACATCCCGGAACAGCGCGCCTGGGCCGCGGAGATCGCAGCCGGACACGACGCGGGGGTGCGGATCTCGCTGCGCGTGGAGGTGCGCGGGACGGGCCCGGAGCGGACGGACGAGCGGGACACCCGGGCACCGGGGCCGTCTCCCGTCGGACTCTCCGACGGGCGGAACACGCCGGGAACGGAGGAGCCCGGCCCGCGGCACCCGGCCGCGCCCGACCCGGAACCGGAATCCGGCGCCGCCCCGGATATCGCGTTCATGGCCGTCGTCCAGGTGCACAGCGCAGCCGATCCCACGGTCGTCGCGGACGCCGCCGAGGTGTGGGCGGGCACGGCTCCGACGGGGCGGACCTTCGGGCCGCGGGCGCGGACCGAGGCCCTGCTGACGCTGCGCCGGGCGGCCGCCGCCTGGGACCCGCTGGCGCCGCTGCTGTCCGCGGCGGTGCCGGACGCGCTGGAGCTGGCCGACGAGGAGGTCGCCGAGCTGCTGGGCCCGGCGTCCGGCGCGTTGGCCGCCGCCGGGGTGCGGGTCCACTGGCCGGCGGAGCTGGCCCGGACCCTGACCACACGGGCCGTGGTGGGGCCGCCCGACGGGCCGGAGGACACCGCGCACGGAACCGGGACGGGGACCGGCGGACCGCCCTCGTTGGTCTCCGCCGACGCGCTGCTCTCGTTCAGCTGGCGGTTCGCCATCGGCGACCAGGAGATCGACCGGGCCGAACTGGACCGGCTCGCCGAGACGCGGCGCCCACTGGTGCGGCTGGGCGGCCGGTGGGTCCTGGTGGATCCGGAGGCGGTGCGCGCCGCCCGGGACCGCGAGGACCGCGCGGTCACCCCGCTCGACGCCCTGAGTGCCGCGCTCACCGGCACCACCGAGGACGGCGACGGCAACCGGGTGGAGGTCCAGGCGTCCGGCTGGCTCGCCCGGCTGCGCGACCGCCTGGCCGACCCCGAACGCACCGAGGACCCGGCACTCGGCCGTCCTCCGGGGCTCGCCGCCACCCTGCGCGACTACCAGGTGCACGGTGTGAGTTGGCTCCACCGGATGGCCTCCCTCGGCCTCGGCGGCTGCCTGGCCGACGACATGGGCCTGGGCAAGACCCTGACCCTGATCGCCCTGCATCTGCACCGGCAGACCGATCCGGAGTCGGCCGGGCCCACGCTCGTCGTCTGCCCCACCTCCCTCATGGGCAACTGGCAGCGGGAGATCGAGAAGTTCGCGCCGGGGACACCGGTGCGCCGCTACCACGCCGGGCGGCGCAGCCTGGCGGACCTCGTCGACGGGGAGTTCGTCCTCACCACCTACGGGACGATGCGCCTGGACGCCGCCAGACTGGCGGAGGTCGGCTGGGGGCTGGTCGTCGCCGACGAGGCGCAGCACGTGAAGAACCCGTTCTCGGCCACCGCCCGGGCGCTGCGCACCGTCCCCGCCCGGTCCCGGGTGGCGCTGACCGGCACACCGGTGGAGAACAACCTGTCGGAGCTGTGGGCGATCCTGGACTGGACGACGCCGGGGCTGCTGGGACCGCTGGGCCGGTTCCGGCGGCGGTACGCGCAGGCCATCGAGGGCGGCGGTGCGGGGACCCCGGAGGCGGCCGCGGCGGCGGAGCGGCTGGCCCGTCTGGTGCGGCCGTTCCTGCTGCGCCGGCGGAAGTCCGACCCGGGGATCGCACCGGAGCTGCCGCCCAAGACGGAGACCGACCGGGCGGTGGCGCTGACCGTGGAACAGGCCGCGCTGTACGAGGCGGTGGTGCGCGAGGGCCTCGGCGAGATCGCCGGGACGGACGGGCTCGCGCGGCGCGGCCTGGTGGTCAAGCTGCTGACCTCGCTCAAGCAGATCTGCAACCACCCCGCGCACTACCTCAAGGAGCCGCCCGGCGGGCCGGACGCCGGTACCGCGCGGTTCGCCGGGCGGTCGGGGAAGGCGGAGCTGCTCGACGAGTTGCTGGACACGCTCCTGGCCGAGGGTGCGGGCGTCCTGGTGTTCACCCAGTACGTACAGATGGCCCGGCTGCTGGCCGACCACCTGGCGGCGCGCGGGGTGCCGGCCCAACTCCTGCACGGGGGCACGCCGGTGGCCCGACGGGAGGAGATGGTGCGGCGCTTCCAGGAGGGCGAGGTGCCGGTGTTCCTGCTGTCGTTGAAGGCGGCGGGCACCGGCCTGAACCTCACCCGGGCCTCCCATGTCGTGCACTTCGACCGCTGGTGGAACCCGGCGGTCGAGGCGCAGGCCACCGACCGGGCCTACCGCATCGGGCAGACCCAGCCGGTCCAGGTGCACCGGATGGTCACCGAGGGCACGGTCGAGGACCGGATCGCCGCCCTGCTCGCCCGTAAGCAGCGGTTGGCGGACGCGGTCCTCGGTTCCGGCGAGGCGGCGCTGACCGAACTCTCCGACTCCGAACTCGCGGACCTGGTGGCACTGCGCGGGAGCGACCGGTGA
- a CDS encoding oxygenase MpaB family protein: MRRYDWLREIRRLDPERDFLRIQRITYAHEFPWDITRALELALYRTYAVPSIGRLLAETAELTDRAQKRYDDTALLLDTVMEHGFDADEGRTAIRRINQMHRSYDITDDDMRYVLCTFVVVPIRWIDQYGWRPLSEHEKRAMAAYYRTLGRHMGIGDIPRTHEEFARCLDAYEEAHFGWDPGARRVADASLDLMGGWYGPLAPVVRAASKALLDDALLDSFGYDRPRPSVRTAVRTALKVRARAVRLLPPRRTPHYARQNPEIKGYPDGYRVAELGTFPTPRRLGSCPVHPVGGDASQEDPASS; this comes from the coding sequence GTGCGGCGCTACGACTGGTTGCGGGAGATCCGACGGCTCGATCCCGAGCGCGACTTCCTGCGGATCCAACGCATCACCTACGCCCACGAATTCCCGTGGGACATCACCAGGGCGCTGGAACTGGCGCTCTACCGCACCTACGCGGTGCCGAGCATCGGGCGGCTGCTCGCCGAGACCGCAGAGCTGACGGACCGTGCGCAGAAGCGCTACGACGACACCGCCCTCCTCCTGGACACCGTCATGGAGCACGGCTTCGACGCCGACGAGGGCCGGACCGCGATCCGCCGCATCAACCAGATGCACCGCAGCTACGACATCACCGACGACGACATGCGCTACGTCCTGTGCACCTTCGTGGTGGTGCCGATCCGCTGGATCGACCAGTACGGCTGGCGGCCGCTGAGCGAGCACGAGAAACGCGCCATGGCCGCCTACTACCGCACCCTCGGCCGCCACATGGGCATCGGTGACATCCCGCGGACCCACGAGGAGTTCGCCCGGTGCCTGGACGCCTACGAGGAGGCGCACTTCGGCTGGGACCCGGGCGCCCGCCGGGTGGCCGACGCCTCCCTGGACCTGATGGGCGGCTGGTACGGACCGCTCGCCCCGGTGGTGCGCGCCGCCAGCAAGGCACTCCTGGACGACGCGCTGCTGGACAGCTTCGGCTACGACCGGCCCCGGCCCTCGGTGCGCACCGCGGTGCGCACCGCCCTGAAAGTGCGGGCCAGGGCCGTGCGGCTGCTCCCGCCGCGCCGTACTCCCCACTACGCCCGGCAGAACCCGGAGATCAAGGGCTACCCCGATGGCTACCGGGTCGCCGAGCTGGGGACCTTCCCCACGCCCCGTCGGCTGGGCAGTTGCCCCGTTCACCCCGTGGGCGGCGACGCTTCCCAGGAGGACCCGGCTTCGTCCTGA
- a CDS encoding class I SAM-dependent methyltransferase → MNSLPTSHPHDVRAFFGARAAGWDAKFPDDGPAYAAGVAELGLCEGQRVLDAGCGTGRALPALRAAVGARGTVLGADLTPEMLVAAVRAGRDACAALLHADVTRLPLPSAALDAVFGAGLISHLPDSGAGLAELARVVRPGGRLALFHPVGRAALAARKGHPLTPGDLRAEPNLRPLLAGSGWDLVRYVDEDARYLALAVRRG, encoded by the coding sequence ATGAACAGTCTGCCCACCAGTCACCCGCACGACGTCCGCGCGTTCTTCGGCGCACGCGCCGCCGGCTGGGACGCCAAGTTCCCCGATGACGGCCCCGCCTACGCCGCCGGCGTTGCCGAACTGGGCCTGTGCGAGGGTCAGCGGGTACTGGACGCCGGCTGCGGCACCGGACGCGCCCTGCCGGCCCTCAGAGCGGCCGTGGGGGCCCGTGGGACGGTACTGGGGGCCGATCTCACCCCTGAGATGCTGGTGGCCGCCGTACGGGCCGGACGCGACGCCTGTGCGGCCCTGCTGCACGCCGACGTGACCCGGCTGCCGCTGCCGTCCGCCGCGCTGGACGCGGTGTTCGGCGCCGGGCTGATCTCCCATCTGCCCGACTCCGGGGCAGGATTGGCCGAACTCGCCAGGGTGGTCCGCCCCGGTGGTCGGCTCGCGCTCTTCCACCCCGTCGGGCGGGCGGCCCTCGCGGCCCGCAAGGGGCACCCGCTCACCCCCGGCGACCTCAGGGCCGAACCCAACCTGCGTCCCCTGCTGGCCGGCAGCGGTTGGGACCTCGTCCGGTACGTCGACGAGGACGCCCGCTATCTGGCGCTGGCGGTCCGCCGGGGGTGA
- a CDS encoding cytosine permease, with translation MTQQQAPRSPERHTTPTGSNTSASAVERNGIDPVPDTERHGTPRSLFWPWAASGLSLLGIAYGIYVMGLGLNAWQAVVTGTVGYVLSFVLVGLVSVAGARTGAPTMAIGRAAFGRQGNKLPTVFGYVSNVGWETVLVALSSLGGATVLARVSPALFARADGRTPTTGAQALCFAVTAVSVVVVGVYGHALIMKVQKYLTAAITVMTVAYMVLTAGRIHPSALLEGRPGGFGTAVGGVVFAMTLLGLGWVNCGADYSRYLPLDSSGRAITGWTTLGGVLAPVVLLVFGVLLNAGDPKLAAAAAADPVGALAAALPTWFLVPYLLTAIGGFASGAIMDIYSSGMSLLALGVPVRRHLAVLVDGALMAVGGWYVLFVSPGFFATFQAFLSVVGVAMAAWTAVFLVARWRGRRSRSGPSAAPSAGWPAVLSLTVASVVGLGLVTSADPNIARAVGFLLTDRAAHGTPGAMNIGVVAALLVAGVLYAVTAPLAHRPTAPEETDEQSAHQSPARRPRVLRRTRRRLGRQVPR, from the coding sequence ATGACGCAGCAGCAGGCCCCCCGGTCACCGGAGCGGCACACCACGCCCACCGGGTCGAACACCTCGGCGTCGGCCGTGGAGCGCAACGGCATCGATCCGGTACCGGACACCGAGCGGCACGGCACGCCCCGTTCGCTGTTCTGGCCGTGGGCCGCCTCCGGGCTGTCGCTGCTCGGCATCGCCTATGGGATCTACGTCATGGGTCTCGGCCTCAATGCCTGGCAGGCGGTGGTGACCGGGACGGTCGGCTATGTGCTGTCGTTCGTCCTGGTCGGCCTGGTGTCGGTGGCCGGGGCGCGGACGGGGGCGCCCACCATGGCCATCGGGCGGGCCGCGTTCGGCCGGCAGGGCAACAAGCTGCCCACCGTGTTCGGTTACGTCTCCAACGTCGGCTGGGAGACGGTGCTGGTCGCGCTCTCCTCCCTGGGCGGCGCCACCGTCCTGGCGCGCGTCTCGCCGGCGCTCTTCGCCCGGGCGGACGGGCGGACGCCGACCACCGGGGCGCAGGCGCTGTGCTTCGCGGTGACCGCAGTGTCGGTGGTGGTCGTGGGCGTCTACGGGCACGCGCTGATCATGAAGGTGCAGAAGTACCTGACCGCCGCCATCACGGTGATGACCGTGGCCTACATGGTGCTGACGGCCGGCCGGATCCACCCCTCCGCGCTCCTGGAGGGCCGGCCGGGCGGCTTCGGCACGGCCGTCGGGGGCGTGGTCTTCGCGATGACCCTGCTGGGGCTGGGGTGGGTCAACTGCGGTGCGGACTACAGCCGTTACCTTCCCCTCGACAGCAGCGGCCGGGCGATCACCGGCTGGACGACTCTGGGCGGAGTGCTCGCCCCCGTGGTGCTGCTGGTCTTCGGGGTACTGCTGAACGCCGGCGACCCGAAGCTCGCCGCCGCGGCCGCCGCGGACCCCGTGGGCGCGCTCGCCGCGGCACTGCCCACGTGGTTCCTGGTGCCCTATCTGCTGACCGCCATCGGCGGGTTCGCCTCCGGGGCGATCATGGACATCTACAGCTCGGGGATGTCGCTGCTGGCCCTCGGGGTGCCCGTACGCCGGCACTTGGCGGTGCTGGTGGACGGGGCGCTGATGGCCGTCGGCGGCTGGTACGTGCTGTTCGTCTCGCCCGGTTTCTTCGCCACGTTCCAGGCGTTCCTGTCCGTCGTGGGGGTGGCGATGGCCGCGTGGACCGCGGTCTTCCTGGTGGCACGGTGGCGCGGCCGCCGCTCCCGTTCCGGGCCGTCGGCGGCACCCTCCGCAGGGTGGCCCGCGGTCCTCTCGCTCACCGTCGCCAGCGTCGTCGGGCTCGGCCTGGTCACCTCGGCCGATCCCAACATCGCCCGGGCCGTGGGTTTTCTGCTCACCGACCGTGCCGCGCACGGCACGCCGGGCGCCATGAACATCGGGGTGGTGGCCGCGCTGCTCGTCGCGGGCGTCCTCTACGCCGTCACCGCGCCGCTGGCCCACCGTCCCACCGCACCTGAGGAGACCGATGAACAGTCTGCCCACCAGTCACCCGCACGACGTCCGCGCGTTCTTCGGCGCACGCGCCGCCGGCTGGGACGCCAAGTTCCCCGATGA
- a CDS encoding ATP/GTP-binding protein has protein sequence MNAVQGTPEAIAPAPAPELALKVLVAGGFGAGKTTLVGAVSEIRPLRTEERLSEAGRVVDDNGGVTGKTTTTVAMDFGRITIRTGLSLYLFGTPGQDRFWFLWDDLSEGALGAVVLADTRRLQDCFTTVDYFERRALPFVVAVNCFPGAGFYGADEVSRALDLDRGTPVVLCDARDRDSGKEVLVRLVEHAGRRHSGRQPGPVG, from the coding sequence ATGAACGCCGTACAAGGGACCCCGGAGGCAATAGCCCCCGCCCCCGCCCCCGAACTGGCCCTGAAGGTCTTAGTCGCGGGCGGATTCGGAGCGGGCAAGACGACGTTGGTGGGCGCGGTCAGCGAGATCCGCCCGCTGCGCACCGAGGAGCGCCTCAGCGAGGCCGGCCGGGTGGTCGACGACAACGGGGGAGTGACGGGGAAGACCACCACCACGGTGGCGATGGACTTCGGCCGGATCACCATCAGGACGGGGCTCTCCCTGTACCTCTTCGGCACCCCGGGCCAGGACCGCTTCTGGTTCCTGTGGGACGACCTGTCGGAGGGCGCCCTGGGCGCCGTGGTGCTGGCCGACACCCGGCGGCTCCAGGACTGCTTCACGACCGTCGACTACTTCGAGCGCCGCGCCCTCCCGTTCGTGGTGGCCGTCAACTGCTTCCCGGGGGCCGGGTTCTACGGGGCGGACGAGGTCTCCCGCGCCCTGGACCTGGACCGCGGTACGCCGGTCGTGCTGTGCGACGCCCGGGACCGCGACTCGGGCAAGGAGGTGCTGGTCCGGCTCGTCGAGCACGCGGGGCGGAGGCACTCCGGCCGGCAGCCGGGGCCGGTGGGCTGA
- a CDS encoding PPOX class F420-dependent oxidoreductase, with translation MAHTMTKDEWRAFLSEGTRTGKLSTVRADGSPHIAPVWFLLDGDALVFNTGKETVKGRNLARDGRVALCVDDDRPPFAFVVVQGTAELGEELSEVRHWATRIAARYMGEERAEEYGARNGVPGELVVRVRIDKVVALADVAD, from the coding sequence ATGGCACACACAATGACGAAGGACGAGTGGCGGGCGTTCCTTTCCGAGGGCACCCGGACCGGAAAACTGTCGACCGTGCGGGCCGACGGCAGCCCGCACATCGCGCCGGTGTGGTTCCTGTTGGACGGCGACGCGCTGGTGTTCAACACCGGCAAGGAGACGGTCAAGGGCCGCAATCTCGCCCGCGACGGCAGGGTGGCACTGTGCGTCGACGACGACCGGCCGCCGTTCGCGTTCGTGGTCGTGCAGGGCACGGCGGAGCTCGGCGAAGAGCTGTCGGAGGTCCGGCACTGGGCGACCCGGATCGCGGCCCGGTACATGGGCGAGGAGCGTGCGGAGGAGTACGGGGCCCGCAACGGCGTCCCGGGTGAACTGGTGGTGCGGGTCCGCATCGACAAGGTGGTGGCGCTCGCCGACGTCGCCGACTGA
- a CDS encoding roadblock/LC7 domain-containing protein, with protein sequence MALSSGLDWLLDDLTKRVEKVRHALVLSNDGLVTSASQGLEREDAEHLAAVASGLHSLAKGSGLHFGVGRVRQTMVEFDDGVLFVTAAGDGSCLCVLAGADSDMGQIAYEMTLLVNRVGEHLGVAARRPESYPQASGER encoded by the coding sequence ATGGCACTGAGCAGCGGACTCGACTGGCTGCTGGACGACCTGACCAAACGGGTGGAGAAGGTTCGGCACGCCCTGGTGCTGTCCAACGACGGCCTGGTGACCAGCGCGAGCCAGGGACTGGAGCGGGAGGACGCCGAGCATCTGGCGGCGGTCGCCTCGGGACTGCACAGCCTCGCGAAGGGATCGGGGCTCCACTTCGGGGTCGGGCGGGTGCGCCAGACCATGGTCGAGTTCGACGACGGGGTGTTGTTCGTGACGGCCGCGGGGGACGGCAGCTGCCTGTGCGTGCTGGCCGGTGCCGACTCCGACATGGGCCAGATCGCCTACGAGATGACGCTGTTGGTCAACCGCGTCGGGGAGCATCTGGGCGTCGCGGCCCGCCGGCCGGAGAGTTATCCACAGGCATCAGGCGAGCGTTGA
- a CDS encoding DUF6397 family protein: MTVTVMCDGRQTLSTARAAQELELRTGEFELATQLGEVRTVPAEPDRRPGSAGPPARRRVPAEEIARLQAEPGFPESLRARVRAVTTNEAAALMGIGPGRALRLTRAGCVGPVRFYVNRFGAVVWLYLASEIAEFAEREPELLRGNTPAAMRVMLTSGQDWRARQWRSRRVAQLMGRAEDPWESAAVIAAVLPPEELASVAEDPLERDLLRRLRPVLASMITATPAARQAFERTLTAEEFDEVLWYRVNLSRSLETARREDPGRVRPGRPSSRGACQENSPVWTSEARNLLPRR, from the coding sequence ATGACGGTGACAGTGATGTGTGACGGGCGGCAGACGCTCTCGACGGCGCGTGCCGCCCAGGAACTCGAGCTGCGGACCGGTGAGTTCGAACTCGCCACCCAGCTCGGAGAAGTACGGACGGTCCCGGCCGAGCCCGACCGCCGGCCGGGAAGCGCCGGGCCGCCCGCCCGACGCCGGGTACCGGCGGAGGAGATCGCCCGGCTCCAGGCCGAGCCGGGCTTCCCGGAGAGCCTCCGGGCTCGTGTCCGCGCGGTCACCACCAACGAGGCGGCCGCACTGATGGGTATCGGCCCCGGCCGGGCGCTGCGGCTGACCAGGGCCGGTTGCGTGGGCCCCGTCCGCTTCTATGTGAACCGCTTCGGCGCGGTGGTCTGGCTCTATCTCGCCTCGGAGATCGCCGAGTTCGCCGAGCGCGAGCCCGAACTCCTGCGGGGCAACACCCCCGCCGCGATGCGGGTGATGCTCACCAGCGGACAGGACTGGCGGGCCCGCCAGTGGCGCAGCCGCCGGGTCGCCCAGCTGATGGGACGGGCCGAGGACCCGTGGGAGTCGGCCGCGGTGATCGCCGCCGTCCTCCCGCCGGAAGAACTCGCCTCGGTGGCCGAGGACCCGCTGGAGCGCGACCTGCTGCGCCGCCTCCGGCCCGTCCTCGCCTCGATGATCACGGCGACGCCGGCGGCCCGGCAGGCATTCGAACGGACCCTGACGGCCGAGGAGTTCGACGAGGTGCTGTGGTACCGCGTCAATCTCTCCCGGTCCCTGGAAACCGCCCGCCGCGAGGATCCCGGCCGGGTCCGCCCCGGTCGGCCGTCGAGCCGGGGGGCGTGCCAGGAGAACAGCCCGGTCTGGACGTCGGAGGCCAGAAACCTCTTGCCGCGCCGGTAG
- a CDS encoding acyl-CoA thioesterase II — protein MTNPAEKLVDLLDLEQIEVNIFRGRSPHESLQRVFGGQVAGQALVAAGRTTEGDRPVHSLHAYFLRPGRPGVPIVYQVERVRDGRSFTTRRVVAVQQGRTIFTLTASFHKPETGFEHQLPMRRAVPDPEELPNVSEEVRAHLGGLPEALERMARRQPFDIRYVDRLRWTPDEIEGAEPRSAVWMRAVGPLGDDPLVHTCALTYASDMTLLDAVRIPIEPLWGPRGFDMASLDHAMWFHRPFRADEWFLYDQESPVATGGRGLARGRIYDRAGRLLVSVVQEGLFRRLDG, from the coding sequence ATGACGAATCCGGCCGAGAAGCTGGTCGATCTGCTGGACCTGGAGCAGATCGAGGTGAACATCTTCCGGGGCCGCAGCCCGCACGAGAGCCTCCAGCGGGTCTTCGGCGGGCAGGTCGCCGGCCAGGCGCTGGTGGCCGCCGGGCGGACCACGGAAGGGGACCGCCCGGTCCACTCGCTGCACGCGTACTTCCTCCGGCCGGGCCGGCCGGGGGTGCCGATCGTGTACCAGGTCGAGCGGGTGCGCGACGGGCGGTCCTTCACCACGCGCCGGGTCGTCGCCGTCCAGCAGGGACGCACGATCTTCACTCTGACCGCCTCCTTCCACAAGCCGGAAACCGGCTTCGAACACCAACTGCCGATGCGCCGGGCCGTCCCCGACCCGGAAGAACTGCCGAACGTCTCGGAAGAGGTCCGCGCCCACCTGGGCGGCCTGCCCGAGGCGCTGGAGCGGATGGCCCGCAGGCAGCCGTTCGACATCCGGTACGTCGACCGGCTGCGTTGGACGCCCGACGAGATCGAGGGCGCGGAACCGCGCAGCGCGGTCTGGATGCGCGCCGTCGGCCCCCTGGGCGACGACCCGCTGGTGCACACCTGCGCCCTGACGTACGCCAGCGACATGACGCTGCTGGACGCGGTCCGCATCCCGATCGAGCCCCTGTGGGGCCCGCGTGGTTTCGACATGGCCTCCCTCGATCACGCGATGTGGTTCCACCGCCCCTTCCGGGCGGACGAGTGGTTCCTCTACGACCAGGAGTCGCCCGTCGCCACCGGCGGCCGGGGCCTGGCCCGCGGCCGCATCTACGACCGCGCCGGCCGACTGCTGGTGTCCGTCGTGCAGGAGGGGCTGTTCCGCCGGCTCGACGGGTGA